Sequence from the Chelonoidis abingdonii isolate Lonesome George chromosome 1, CheloAbing_2.0, whole genome shotgun sequence genome:
AGATAGTCCAGAATAGCTGGAATCTGGATATCTAGAGGAAACATGCTATTCACCCTACTTGTGACTTGTGAAATGTTACAGATAAAGGATCTTCAGTGTCCATTTGTGGTCTTCTATGAATTGCCTTATTAGGTGGCATACTGCAGTTCCCTGGGGACAACTCCAACAATGTCCAACAAAAGTGCCAAGTTCATCAGTCCGGAGAGAGTAAACATCAGTACCATCGATTTGGTATTGGGCATGGCATGACTCTCTTCATAGGCTGGTACCATTGGTCATGTACCGTGTTTTCCAGGGTGTCATCAGGACTCATTCCGGGTTGAACCACCCCTTTGTGGGAGTGAAGTGAGGAGATTTTTGCTTCTTCCAGTTAGGGCCTGAGGAAGGCAATCTGCACTTCTGCTCCCTGGAGGAATAGTGTTCTTCCCTACCCATTAGAACATTTTGAGGAGGACTTGGCAACTTTGCCTGTCTCTGCAGCTGAGGTCATCTTAGAGAAAGAGCCTAGGAACTCAACCTTGAGCCACAGCTAACTTGATCGCTCCTGCACATAGTCAGTTCAGGTCCAGGGAGGTCCTTTCTGCACTGATCTAAAGCAGGCTTCATAAAATAGTGTAAAAGCAGAAGTTTGAGGCAAGCCCCTGTTGCCTTCCATGTCCTTTTTTAAAGAACACACCTGTCTCACATAAAAGGCAGTTCTTGAAGCCAGGCAACTTTAGGTATGTCTACATCTTGAGCTGGTtgtatgattcccagcttgcatagacaTACTTGCGCTAGCGCAAGTATCAACCTTCCACACAAAACATAATAATGTAGCCAGGGTAGCAGCGGTACAGGCTAGCCATGCCAAATATTAACCCACCTGAACCCTGTGCATACATATTCAACACAGTTAACCTATGCCGCCACTTGCTGCTATTCATGCTTCACTACTCTCTTTAGCATGTTAGCTACATAAGCTGGGAAtaacacccccagctccaagtgtagctatacccttTGGTTCAGGCAtagaggaaaaaattcctaacacTAACAGAGGTTTGGGGGTGTTTTTGCCAACAGATGTACCAACCCTATATACACTAATAGTAACTAATTTAACACCTAACTAACAATACAAAGATGTGTTTATTTGCTTCATAAAGCACATAGTGATGCAGACACTGCAGGGTTCTGTCTCACAGCCATGGATGGTAAGAACGAACTGAAGAGCAGTTGGACCCACTCTGACTTTGCGTGGGGATGTGTAAGGGCACTCGAGATGTAGATAgccccaacagacactgctgtGCTAAATAATTTGACTTCATGCACACAGGGCATAGGCGTACCAAGAGTGGAATACACACAAACATTTGAAGAACTGAATAATTCCCCTTTGTTTTAGTCTAATATATTCCCTTTCACTATTCTCAGAAACTGTATTTGTTGCTTTCCCTTGCCTCTGTACAATGAGATCCACAAGTGGAAATAGAGATCTCAAGTTGAAAAATTATCTTAAAGACATTCCTCAGCGTACTGAATCAAAGTCAATACCATGGAACTTTTAAGATATCCAGGGATGGCATGTTGTCCATTCGTAGTCTCACCAATGCTTTAGCCAAAGAACACTGAGCCAAGTTCTCCCCAAGCCCCCAGTGCCTTTTACTCCTGATGGAATTCTGCGCACCTGCACAGGCACAGAATTCTTATGGTCATTAGATATCTGTCCCCCCATGCAGAAAAATGCAGGGAACATGCGCCTCTTCCTGGGCAGCCCAGGCAGCGCATCTGTTCCAGCACATCTGGAGCTGCCATTTGAGACGCAAATCACTTCAgtgttggggcagggcagggcatgcaTGCCTCCCTAGGAGACATTAATCACCATCAGGGGGCGGGGCATGCAGGTGTGTGAGAACAAGCGAGAGAGACTTACTACAGTGTAGCTTGCCGGGCATGGAGAAGTAGGGCTCAAGGTTGCTAGGCATAAGGCAGGCTCTGTCCCCTGAGGCAGAAATGTAGTAGCCTGCCTGCCTATCTTCCTTTGCTGCAAGCAAGCAAGCAGCTGTTTTGCCAGGGTTAGAAATGCAATCAATCAGCCAGTGCTATCCTTTTATTGCATGGAGGTTCATTTTATAACAGGGATTGGATTGAAACAAAATTCAGTTAGTTTTTGCCTGAGATGGGATAAGGCGTGGAAGAACAAGAGTCTGTTCTTTGCATTCCTTCAAAActgtttatcttttatttcaaacactgaaacaatttttttttttcacatttagaacaatgacaggtttcagagtagcagccgtgttagtctgtatccacaaaaagaacaggagtacttgtggcaccttagagactaacaaatttatttgaccataattttttgtgggctacagcctacttcttcggatgcatagaatggaacatatattgaggagatatatgtacacatacagagagcatgaaaaggtgggagttgtcttaccaactctgagaggccaattaagtacgagaaaaaaaacttttgaagtgataatcaagatagcccagtacagtttgataagaagtgtgagaatacttacaaggggagatagattcaatgtttgtaatggctcagccattcccagtccctattcaagcctaagttgattgtgtctagtttgcatatcaattccagctcagcagtttctcattcgagtctgtttttgaagcttttctgctgCAAAATTGCCCAACTCCCACCTGTttatgctctgtgtgtgtgtgtatatatatatatatatatatctcctcaatatatgttccattctatgcatccgaagaagtgggctgtagccaacaaaagcttatgctcagataaatgcattagtctctaaggtaccacaagtattcctgttcttttattagaaCAATGTTGCTATAGATAGTTAATTCATCTCATTCTCTGAGGCAAAagtgtagcagcctgcctgcatagTAACATGGTTAATGTTCCTATTGTTAACTTACTGTTCCCATTCTCAGCCAATTCCCCAGGAGCATAAAACGTAAAAGTGtaaaggctcctttacattgccagagtgatgtaaacgAGCCTTGTTATAAATGACTGTAAGGGAATCCTCAGCTAGGAGGTCTATGTTCTTTCTCACTTTATGGGGTTAGATTACAGCTCGggatttattttacttacccattaaaataataataaattaaaaagactggacaaataaaacatttatcaaGCAATCACTAAAATGTCAGGACAATCAGAACCAAGCACTTTCCAGAGTACCCAGCCAGGTCCAGATGAAGTTACTAAAGGGCAAAAGGGATATTTGTTCTTTTCCATGACATGAATGGCCTTTACATCATGCAGCTGCACCAGGTTCTCATGCTCGAGAATTCCCTACAAAACTGCATGTGGACAGGGACAAATTATTTTGTACATCCTGCAATGTTGTTTTCAATGACTGACTGTAATTGTGAATCATTTTGCAttaaaccccctccccccacattatTTTGACCAATAAAAtatgagaattttaaaatgttgtgtgcagaattttaaattttttttggcatagaattcccccaggggTAGCCTTTGTTGTCATGAGAACGTGTGAATTTTAAAATTAGGATTTTCAGTataattttcctttattttatagATCATCTTTTTAATCTAATACTTGACACTAAGGCCAAATAAATTTGCTGTCTACAAGTTCCCACAAGTTCTTAGAAACAATTTGTCAAATCCCTGACCTAGCAGGGAGTGGTATGAAGGAAGGCTGGGAGGAAACAAGGAAAggatattggaaatggaaaaacaTATTCTATGCATTTCCTACCTTAGTTTTGGAAAGCTGAGATTTGTTCTGAGCCTCATAAGAATGTACATTATTGTCTCTGCAATTGTTCTCAGCCCCAACTGTATCCATAATGCTGCTTCCACATGTCTGTGTATTATAGCCACTGTCCACCTAGGAATAAAAGCCAGGAATTAATATCCTATGTTCTCTGTTCCAGATAAGCTCCCCTATTTCTTATGCATTACttaatttaatttacatttctgTGGCACATACTTCATAATCCTTTCACATTGTATTTATAAAGTTAATCTACATACAAACTATACATATCAGTAATGAAAATATGAACCATTGAAATACAGCTACATCTAAAGGTGATATTTGGCAATTATTTAACAATGCATGCTTAGAGTCACCTCTGTCCTAAACTATTCATTATCTGATTGAAATTTCAGGGAAAGTCCAATAGGCAAATTGGAAATACTTGTGTGTTAAAAGTACATGGACAATTAATGTTCACAACTCAGAACTTTTTCAAATATTAAGGCGTCAGCATTTTCAACAGGACAGTTCCTACTACTATCATCATAGCTTCTTCACTACCTTCAGAAACCAGGACTTCTTTGGAGACCTCCTATCCAAGGTGATATGGCTGGATGTGTGTGACTTGTATTATCTTGTAAAATATGCAACTGCAGgcttaaataaaattgaaaatctGCAACTTAAAAAGCAAAAGGCTGCATTATGCAATAACTTAGTTAACTGCAGCAGATTCATTAGAAACAAGAGAAGATGGTAAATTGGTCAACCAGAATCAAACTAGTTTGGGATTAATCCAAATTTATtactgttggtgtcactaggcataagtCTAGGTAAttcgggaaaatggaagaccacgagtgtcgataaagccctcctgctcaggcctcaatgaaccattgttcctccatgtttaaacACTTTGcgtaacctagtgtaacctaatgtgttaatagctgtaaaatgtaatgtcagcagttagttttctgattgtaacagccagttccctgctgtaatacactggagctaaattgaagcaagtttcaaggccactcttagatacagcatacatgtctctgcagcagaaaggggagagggaggaggaagacaaagaagtgtgtgagaagaGAATGCTGCAGCAGGACAGAAAAGGGAGGCGAAACGGGGGATtgctagtcagcaagaaaagttctcatgggatataaaggaacagactgcttgttttagctgtGCTTGATTTGAGGCGTCAGTCTCCccgcaccgctttgagatctcaaataaacttggtttgcttctccaccctggtgtgtttattggcgcggCACACCGGGCGACGGGCCCCCCCGCTGTTGCTTGGCCTCatgcactttgtgccggcaacactACTGAGGTAACATAAATATTTCCTTGAATTGCTGTGTTGCCAGTCATATGAAAAAAGCTTTAAGTCACACAATTCAGTGTTTACACTCCATCAGATAAGAGGTGATAGAAAGTATATCCAGAATGGTACAGGGACAAATGTGAAAACAGAGATTAAACTTGGAGTATAATTtactaaattatttaaataaaacaaaaactcttaCCTGAATACTACTGCTGTCACAAGGAATTACACTGCTTTCTGCAAGAGGTGATATGCACATGTGAGAGCTTTCAATACTGAAAGTAATTCCTGTCATGAAGCTGGTCATTGGCATACTGCTATTACCAACACATTCCTTAACCCAAGCGTTCTCATCTGACACCTCAACTGAATCAACCATATCAACAGTattgttctcttttaaaccttctATATCCTGCAACGATGCCAGTCCTTGTTCACAAGCTTCAGAGTGATCTGGTGAAATAGATACAGTCGCCACAACTAAATGTGTACCATGTGCAAAAGTATCACCATCCTGCTGCTGTAAATTTACTCCAGTGTCCATCTGTGGTAACAGAACTTCTGCAGGTAGGGCATTCTCTTTGTCTTCTGCCTCTTCGTTGTGATTTTCAAGGGTAAATGGTATCCTAATGAGGGAAGTTTGATACTGTGCAGTCCCTCTGCATGCTCCAAGTCTCATAGGAGAGCAATTTTTAATTGGAGAACAGCCATCTATATAAGGACTTCTAGTACTTGGGGGTGTCATTCTGTTTGAGACTGGCGCAGAAGGAACATCGGGAGAACGAAAAGTCAACTTCCTTTGTTCTGTCCATAGTAAAAACAGAATAATTCAATTAATTAGATTTCAGATGGAGGAAAAGCCAACAGTCTGAATCCTAGGACCAGAAGTCACTAAAACAATTACAGCCATACTAGGTGGTGATGCCCTTGAGTATCGTCTCCTGGCAGTAAAGGCATTTGATACAACTATTTTTAAAGGTTCTACTTGTTACACACGTTTAGCCATCATACTTTCAAATTTTAATCCTGCTTAGCTAAAGATTTCCTTTCTCTAATGGGTGTGCTACAGCAGAGACTGGGTTTTCAAATGGCAGTACCAAAATGTGTCAAAATGAACAGTCCTTACCCCAAAATGCTTCCAGTCCAATAATCTAATATTCATACCAGGCAACTACTGTAGATTTCTTAGAACACATTAGTTTTACAGAAGCTTTTTGAGGGTGAAAATTATCAGAACTTATTACAATCAGGCACAGAGTAGAAAGTAGCTATTCAGTCTTTATACATAACTTTGCCGAAGTATCTGACAGCAGGTTCTGACTGAATTAGCTATGCAAATAGACTAAATTTTTACAGAACACAGACTACCCATACTGCCAAATTGCAATAGATTATGGAGTCTCATATGGATAAGCATCCACTAGATTTCTAAACTAGTGAATTCATTTAATCTCAGCTTAATCTAGTTATGCGGATCAGAGCTCAAATGTAAGACACTAACTCTatcaaaatagtttttcctactACTTCCATCTGAACTTTTTTAGTTAAAATCACAATTCTGACTGCTTATCTTATTTTTGATACATAACTTCAGACAAAACCCTCCTCCTCCAATCATATGGCTCCCCTTTATTTCATACTGTGAGTTTTCATGATTCCTTTTCCCACTAATTTATTTTTTGCACTTTAAGGAATTCTGTTCAGGTAAACATTTTATACATTTACATTGATGATACTTTACTGCTAAACATGCCATCTGCCATATTAGATGAGACCACTGGACTATGAAGCCCAGTACCTGCCTCTAGATTGATCAGTTTTTCTTCACAAGAAATACAAGCTGCATGAAAGGAGACTGTATATACAGTCAAACCATACCTGACAACGGTGTCTTTCTTATCTGAAAAGCAATTGGAGAAAAAGTAGGGGAAGCGATATTTGCAGGGGATCTCTCTGGAAACGTGGGACTGGTAATGCTTCCCAGACTGTATGCCCTTGTACCTCCCTGAATGGGACTGGAGGAAAACTGACCCTTTAACAACAAGGAGTAAGAGTTAGCTTTTACATAATATAAATGTATAGACTGATACAAATTTGTAGATTTGAAAATACAGTGCTACTAGGAAAATAATTCTATTCCTGCTTCACTGACACTCTCAATCAAGCATTTCACTGCTTGAATAGTCCACCTGAAATTCTCCAATTGGATTTCATGATGCCTCATAGGAAATCCAGTGCTTCCAAAAAGTATTAATTAAGACTATGTTATCAATCATATTAGGAGTACCAGGAGCCAGACTACTGAATAAGGGTTTTCCTAATCTTCACCCGAATTACTGTttagtatttgtattattgtTACACCTACAATGTTTCATCTCCCAAATGGCAGATACCCCAAAGCAGAATGGAATGTTGCCCCCAATGCAGTGACTGAGTAGCCTGCACACTGCCACTGTTGGATATGTTAACGGAATCCACACTATCTGAAGCACATAACTTTAAGAGAGTCAAAAGAAGCTGTGCTCTTATCTCAGGCCAAGTCTACAGTAGGAACAGTTTGCTGCCATAGGTATAACCAATATATTATATTGGTAAAGTAGTAATTGTGTGAACACAGTTTACTGGTGAAACTGCGGTTTTACCAAAATAGCTTATTCTAGTCCTGCtaacaaaataaattgtattggCAAAAGCAGAGTTTTGGAGGTATAACTACATGTACACTCACCGTTTTTGCCAATACAGCTATAATGGTCAGAAGCCACACAAACAGCACCTCTGATTAACATAACTATGCAGCAAATGTCTTATCCTATCCTTCCTATCCTCAGCAGGAAGTAGCAATTTGCACAACATCACCAGAAACTGTGAACTGGAGCTAAGAAAAACATCGTTCAGACATTTGTGCCTTAGTTGTGATCTTGTCTTCATCGAGTATAatatgctcctggctggctgaatgTCTCATTTaaagtaagggtacgtctacactgcacgattatttcgaattagcttaaaccgatattacaaaacagatctaataaaatcggtttagcgcgtccacagtgggatcctccgtgttgagagcacagtgcctgatgggggcagaaaacactgcccgggggtggtgctgggtacagcctcacccctccctttgtgaaggcagcagacaaccctttggcgcctttttcgcggagtgcattgagcaaacgccatagcacagcaatctttccctttttttttcacgtggtggtggggggaaataaactgaggagctgttccctgaaccacgccagacactgtgtttgaacctacagacattgggagctcagccagaatgcaaataattttcagagactgctgtggactgtgggatagctggagtcctcagtaccccctccctcccttcatgaatttaaggagccgtttaactcgatattaatgacgacgtcgtgtgaacggatacagcgttaaatcggtatatcggccattaaaccgatttaaagtcgcagtgtagacctggcctaagtttgTGTTGGAAACTGATGGCTCAAGAAATTGATGATAGTTCACTTTAAGGGGCTTCCAATTCACCTGTGTATTATAGCATGCCAGAGGTGCATCTGTATTTTACATTCCCACATCTGAGAGTTCTGAACAAAGATCACAAATGAGTAAACAGCACTGTAAACGTTGCAGTTCAGTAATACTTATTTTACTTTGAAGTGTAAAAAAAGGTTTGTGCTTTTTTTGCTTTATTACATTTAGGGcttctgatttttggttttattctTGATACAAATGAGTGGGGCAGGAAAAAGAAATAGGTGTTCATCCACTAAATACCAGAAAAACACCACAAATGGTTACTTGTATCTaagacttgtctacacagagaagTAATGCAGACTATAGGGGAGAgatttctaaagcgcactaaACATGTTGCATATTAACTGGTTcatgtagatcctgctggtgtgTAATTAAGGTTCCCTAAGGTGCTTTGAAGTCATGTTGTTTGAAACATTATGACATTAAAGCATACATTACAATGAGATTACTTATTACGTACACATAAGCAGAAAGCTCTGAATCCCCCCCCATATTTTATATACCTACATAACACTTGAAAATTGCTACAAATACcgccccaaaaaacccaaaagctCTAACTACATATAAATATCTGTAAAGTTTTCCtcattctgcttttcttttttttaaattaaaaaaatgttttaactatCTTCCCCAGAAATACTATGGATTACTAGAGAATTAGTAGGTTTAGGATATACAGCAAGCAATCAAGCAAACCCTGGTTGAGAAAGGATGTGATTTTCATTCAGATTGTTAACTTTTTGTTAACAATTGTTTGGAGAATGAATCTTTAACATTCAACACTTCCATTTCAATTAAGGGTTAAAGAAATCTCACAACTTCACTCAGACCAAggagttctctgaaaactcagGGAAGACCAGATTTTACATTCCCAATATTTccaaagtatttgtttttttttaaacaagcacagaacaaCCCCCTTTTAGATACATTGGGTCATTTATACTAttccgggggtgggggagtgaaggGGGAGGGAACGACACAAATCTTTCTCCTTTGCAGATCAACTTTAAGGGACAACAACTAGAGAAATTATATACACCAAATGGTGTTTTAGGTACTAATCAAGCCAAGAACTAACATGATATTTTTGGTATGCAAACTTCATGAGTTTATGAAGGCACAGCTGCAATATGATCTCAGCCAATATAGTCTTTCTGTAAAATGCAACCTATATCAAAAGATCAAAGAGACTTCACAAGCTACTCATATTCGAATCATTACCTTTCATTCTCTCATGTCAATATCATTCAGACACAAATACCATTGGGCAGAGAAAATGGCAGCTCTTCAACAGTGAATGTCAGGACTACGCAACAATTTGATAGTGAAAGAAAAGCATAAAATTGAAGTTAAAAATCATGAAGTTTTACTTAAGCACAATTTAGTTCCAAAATTGGAATTTGACCAGGACCTTTGGCATTAACACCACTCTTTAATTACTTCAGTTGTATAAACTATTCAGAAGTGGCACTTCAGCTCGTGAAATCTGATCAGACACTCAGAAGTGGTTCTGCTGCTttagaatcagaggggtagccatgttagtctatatccacaaaaacaatgaggagtctgatggcaccttaaagactaacaaatttatttgggcataagctttcgtcggTAAAAaatgttgcatctgaagaagtgggtcccccccacacacacaaaagcttatgcccaaataaacctattagcctttaaggtgccactggactcctcgttgtttttggtGCTTTAGAGCATTTCACATGTACCAGCTAAATAGTACATACACAAAGAAATTGAAAAGCCTTCTTACTGAACTAGATGTTTCCACAGGACTTCTGCACCGGGCTGGAGAAATATCTATTGAACACAGCACTCCAAGTGATGCTGGTGGATTATTACAAGGGCTTTGTGGAGAAAGAGACAAACACTCAGATACACTTCCATTCTCGTCTAAAAACAGCTTTCTTCTCAGTGATGAGGAGCTTAGGCTTTCCTGAGACTGGTCTGCAAATTCTCCTGTTCTAAAATATTCacctaaaaaaaaagaaaaaaagtttgttgcTAAGTTTAGCCAGTCATGTCTTATTTCTCCTGTCTACAGAAAAAGGATGGGGGAACAAAGGGGACAAGGACCCTGTCTGCACAGCCATTGAATTCTGTAACTGctgaaatgttaatattttagcCATGCTGTGGGCATTAGACTAAGCAGCATTATAATAaggttaatataaaaaaaatctgtgctttCCCTCCATGAAGGCTGGGTTTATTAAAATTTGCTGTAATGTGATTTTTCCCACACATGGAGGTTGCTCCAAATGTACCAACTCCAGTTTAGACATGACAATGTTAAATAGTTTCTGTTGAACTGTTCTGGTTGTGTAGACAAAGCTTTTCGGACAGCTGCCATTCCAAATGACCAAGCTTACAGAACTcccatagaatcacaggactgaaaggaacctcgagaggtcttctagtctagTCCCTTGCACTTACGGCAGAACTTAGTATTATCCAGACCACCCCAATTGTCCAACCTGTATGTAGGGGAATGCACATTCTGGCCACCTTACCCAAGAAAAGATGGACAGGCAGGAAGTATCCAGCCAGAAACTCTTGTAAATGGAAGACTGAGTCAAATCTAACAGAAGTATCATTATGGATGCAATCAGAAATTTCCTCCCTATTACCACATTCTAGTGCACGGGTTtgcaaactgggggtcaggacccctgcgGGCATCGCGAGCTTATTCTGGGGTGTGTGAGTATGGTTATAATGGtgttatacattaaaaacactttttacatacacctctaccccgacataatGCGAGTTTGCATACAacgcggtaaagctctgacacactgctatgagcagcatgttaagggtgctgggccaggccagggccgaGGGGTTCGATAAGGGGTAGAGGGTCTCGGGGGCAGTCAAGGGCTCCCCatccagggtctggggggcaggagctctgggagggCACTTTTGCGGACCCTGCAGTtgagagtggcccaggggattagcagggggccaggagcagcccactctgcttccctcaccccagccccagccctgtcgctcgggggagggggatCCCCTCCGCACTCACCAGGAGCggcggaagcagagcagcccagccccagcccgctccactccacctGCTCCCAGCCGCAGCTGAGTACgggggtgtcctttccccaacctccccgcactcaccagccgcaggaagtggagcagcccagccccagccagctccactccgctagctcccagccgtggtgctccacttc
This genomic interval carries:
- the BORA gene encoding protein aurora borealis, translated to MGDAEETKMQITPKTPGRATVLNPFESPSDYYSLQEQIVSSPSVFKSTKSSSTPGKFRWSIEQLALINPVEIDSEDIRRQAMYLSHARIDKEMEDKRQKAIEEFFTKSLIVPSPWTDHEGKQVSQFHSTKCIDLNNISPIGRQLTVQPGKSNAACQTVLSLPVDFNLEKILGEYFRTGEFADQSQESLSSSSLRRKLFLDENGSVSECLSLSPQSPCNNPPASLGVLCSIDISPARCRSPVETSSSGQFSSSPIQGGTRAYSLGSITSPTFPERSPANIASPTFSPIAFQIRKTPLSEQRKLTFRSPDVPSAPVSNRMTPPSTRSPYIDGCSPIKNCSPMRLGACRGTAQYQTSLIRIPFTLENHNEEAEDKENALPAEVLLPQMDTGVNLQQQDGDTFAHGTHLVVATVSISPDHSEACEQGLASLQDIEGLKENNTVDMVDSVEVSDENAWVKECVGNSSMPMTSFMTGITFSIESSHMCISPLAESSVIPCDSSSIQVDSGYNTQTCGSSIMDTVGAENNCRDNNVHSYEAQNKSQLSKTKEFPVLNYKDNQLSRAKSPESQPCFHKVKTYNTLFSQNATCNFSTWKHTNEHQIQRFHKNVRTNSPRILDGESACHSVQ